In Numidum massiliense, a single genomic region encodes these proteins:
- the hpf gene encoding ribosome hibernation-promoting factor, HPF/YfiA family produces MEYNIRGNNIEVTDALRDYVEKKLSRIEKYFTTAPTSPANVALTVLKDIHKVEVTIPFPGVMLRAEESNTDMYASIDLVVEKLERQIRKYKTRVNRKARQNGSLRTLFKANGQVDPAVDENDEAGFEVVRTKRFTFKPMDVEEAILQMDMLGHNFFVFSNADTREVNVVYKRKDGRYGLIEPEA; encoded by the coding sequence ATGGAATATAACATTAGGGGAAATAACATCGAGGTCACGGACGCTTTACGCGATTATGTCGAGAAAAAGTTGAGCCGGATCGAAAAGTATTTTACGACCGCACCGACGTCGCCGGCGAACGTCGCGTTAACCGTACTCAAAGACATTCACAAAGTGGAAGTGACCATTCCTTTTCCGGGCGTCATGTTGCGGGCAGAAGAGAGCAATACGGACATGTACGCGTCGATCGACCTCGTCGTCGAAAAGCTCGAACGGCAAATCCGCAAATATAAAACCCGCGTGAACCGCAAAGCGCGGCAAAACGGCAGCTTGCGGACGCTGTTTAAAGCTAACGGCCAAGTTGATCCAGCAGTCGACGAAAACGACGAGGCTGGATTTGAAGTCGTGCGTACGAAACGGTTTACGTTTAAGCCGATGGATGTGGAAGAAGCGATTTTACAAATGGACATGCTCGGCCATAACTTCTTTGTTTTTTCCAACGCCGATACGCGGGAAGTAAACGTCGTGTACAAACGGAAAGACGGGCGCTACGGCTTGATCGAACCGGAAGCGTAA
- a CDS encoding HU family DNA-binding protein, whose translation MNKTDLIEKVATDIGMTKKDATAVVDTVLETISEALQRGEKVSLIGFGNFEVRERSARKGRNPRTGEEIEIKASKVPAFKPGKQLKESVN comes from the coding sequence ATGAACAAAACGGATCTCATCGAAAAAGTGGCGACGGACATCGGCATGACGAAGAAAGACGCCACGGCCGTCGTCGATACGGTGCTAGAGACGATCTCTGAGGCGCTCCAGCGTGGGGAGAAAGTTTCGCTCATCGGTTTCGGTAACTTCGAAGTACGTGAACGTTCGGCGCGCAAGGGCCGCAACCCGCGTACCGGTGAAGAAATCGAGATCAAAGCGAGTAAGGTGCCCGCATTCAAACCGGGTAAGCAATTAAAAGAATCGGTTAACTAG
- a CDS encoding DEAD/DEAH box helicase: MNGKCFLTLAPEVDAAHWHVRGARVAAWWKYRQVAQAAADVARLLAVEKRIGSRWRKRRCDSRRQDGSRHSGRLRHDCPRDSRRGQPRGERIAAVSPLDVASWEACIAEWHEWQPFCAGRSLLLPEVYRLLEVKVALPDHCLLTARRVNRALQVGVLRGEAHLLPAIERHKAAAAWKCERCQAGRTALREVSCATCGQSCVYCEYCLLLGRSTACTPLLQFLPSGRQDAVGQQWRRSHRVTVATAPTLTAAQQRAADEAVRFVSSSRDETMLLWAVTGAGKTEMTFAVIAHVLSCGQRVAVATPRKDVVYELAPRLKVAFPDTRVVTLHGDSAETWDRGELFVATTHQLLRAYRAFRLIVVDEIDAFPFRGDAVLAAAVTRALVAGGQQLWLTATPSRQQQAAFWAGKLPGVTIPVRHHRRPLPEPVLARERRLWQRLIRGQRLAEVQQFFAHVSAAGGQAYVFVPSVAAIVPTVAWLNRYVPDLSVAGVSSRDVARTDKVARFRAGELRCLVTTTILERGVTVPHAHVLILQADHPIFDEAALVQMSGRAGRSAAHPRGIVYWVAAEWTAEQLRARKHIIRMNREAQARGWLDE, translated from the coding sequence ATGAACGGAAAATGTTTTCTGACGCTAGCGCCAGAAGTCGATGCAGCGCACTGGCACGTGCGTGGCGCCCGCGTGGCTGCGTGGTGGAAGTATCGGCAAGTGGCGCAAGCGGCGGCCGATGTGGCACGTTTGCTAGCGGTAGAGAAGCGGATCGGATCGAGGTGGCGAAAACGTCGCTGCGACAGCCGTCGCCAAGATGGCTCCCGTCACAGTGGCCGTCTTCGTCACGATTGTCCACGCGACAGTCGTCGCGGCCAGCCTCGCGGGGAACGGATTGCCGCAGTGTCACCGCTCGATGTGGCCAGTTGGGAGGCGTGCATAGCAGAATGGCACGAGTGGCAGCCGTTCTGCGCTGGTCGATCGCTGTTGTTACCTGAAGTGTACCGCCTGCTGGAAGTTAAAGTAGCGCTACCCGACCACTGTTTACTCACGGCGCGGCGCGTTAACCGTGCGCTACAAGTCGGTGTGCTACGAGGTGAGGCACACCTTTTGCCTGCGATTGAGAGACACAAAGCAGCAGCCGCATGGAAATGTGAGCGCTGTCAAGCAGGACGTACGGCGCTCAGAGAGGTGTCGTGTGCGACTTGTGGCCAATCGTGTGTGTACTGTGAGTACTGTTTGTTGCTCGGGCGCAGCACGGCCTGTACGCCGCTCTTGCAGTTTTTGCCGAGCGGGCGACAAGACGCCGTGGGGCAGCAGTGGCGACGCAGCCATCGGGTGACGGTCGCGACGGCGCCTACGTTAACAGCGGCACAGCAGCGGGCGGCGGACGAAGCAGTCCGTTTCGTCAGTAGCAGCCGCGACGAAACGATGTTGTTGTGGGCCGTTACCGGTGCTGGAAAAACGGAAATGACGTTTGCCGTGATCGCGCACGTATTGAGCTGTGGGCAGCGGGTTGCCGTAGCGACGCCGCGCAAAGACGTCGTCTACGAGTTAGCGCCGCGCCTTAAGGTAGCCTTCCCAGACACTCGCGTCGTCACCTTACACGGCGATAGCGCCGAAACGTGGGATAGGGGCGAGCTATTCGTCGCTACGACGCACCAACTGTTACGGGCCTATCGCGCCTTCCGCCTTATTGTCGTCGACGAAATCGACGCCTTTCCTTTCCGCGGCGACGCGGTGTTGGCGGCGGCGGTAACGCGTGCACTCGTGGCAGGAGGGCAGCAATTGTGGTTGACGGCGACGCCGTCCAGGCAGCAGCAAGCAGCGTTTTGGGCAGGGAAATTACCCGGTGTGACGATTCCGGTGCGTCACCACCGCCGTCCCCTCCCCGAACCGGTTCTCGCGCGCGAGCGCAGGTTGTGGCAACGTCTCATACGCGGACAGCGGCTGGCGGAAGTGCAGCAGTTTTTTGCGCACGTCTCTGCAGCGGGCGGACAAGCCTACGTGTTCGTGCCGAGTGTGGCGGCGATCGTTCCTACAGTTGCGTGGCTGAATCGGTATGTGCCTGACCTGTCCGTCGCCGGAGTGTCGAGTCGCGACGTAGCGCGTACGGACAAAGTGGCCCGCTTCCGCGCGGGGGAGCTCCGCTGTCTCGTGACGACGACAATCTTGGAGCGGGGAGTGACGGTGCCGCACGCGCACGTGCTCATTTTGCAAGCCGATCACCCGATCTTTGATGAAGCGGCGTTAGTGCAAATGTCCGGGCGCGCCGGTCGTTCCGCCGCTCACCCGCGCGGCATCGTCTATTGGGTTGCCGCAGAGTGGACAGCGGAGCAACTGCGGGCGAGGAAGCACATTATACGCATGAATCGGGAAGCGCAGGCACGCGGGTGGCTGGATGAGTGA
- a CDS encoding O-antigen ligase family protein, whose protein sequence is MKINKQYVVEDGPQNRLLLALLLCTVMSPILPGICLAAIAGLALWKYRWSLCDRDLVSIALLGLAGVAVIATIVQQTMWGFVSILAFLIYFAVYGWMKREVTVRDFDRGLTFASVAGVGIIVVMLIEQWGGFAFMPDAVGYFFGLDSWKPTESLRSTGTSGNANLAASLLVALALVAFYKLLSPGQTVQAKILWTGVAGSYLVGIALTETRMAWIALSFGLAVQFVFVYGERVRREMKRLHVSHYVVGLIACGIFLAANADLLPRHDSLGSDMLLRFEIWERALRIFNDNWLVGVLPLHFGEVFLHEFGVYEFHAHNMFIGIAVDFGIVGFCLFMLLFVSAVVRGIQWFAMADNARDKGLAIVLLSIVASYVGQGFADYTILVPQTGWLFITSLAFMHIRWLQLAPHKQAKAAKRKMAHVAQAFHLIPK, encoded by the coding sequence GTGAAAATAAATAAGCAATACGTTGTGGAGGACGGGCCGCAAAACCGCCTGTTGCTCGCGCTGTTACTATGTACTGTCATGTCACCGATTCTACCGGGCATATGCTTGGCTGCCATCGCTGGATTAGCCCTATGGAAGTACCGCTGGTCGCTGTGCGATCGGGACCTTGTCTCAATTGCGCTACTCGGACTCGCCGGGGTCGCCGTCATTGCAACCATCGTACAGCAGACGATGTGGGGATTTGTGTCCATCCTTGCGTTTCTCATTTACTTTGCTGTTTACGGGTGGATGAAGCGAGAAGTGACTGTGCGCGACTTTGACCGGGGGCTTACGTTTGCCAGTGTGGCCGGAGTCGGCATCATCGTCGTTATGCTCATTGAACAATGGGGCGGTTTTGCTTTCATGCCGGATGCAGTGGGGTACTTTTTCGGGTTAGACTCGTGGAAACCGACCGAGTCGCTTAGAAGTACGGGTACGTCAGGGAACGCCAACTTGGCTGCTTCGCTGTTAGTTGCATTAGCGCTCGTCGCTTTTTACAAGTTGCTTAGCCCAGGGCAGACCGTCCAGGCGAAGATATTATGGACGGGTGTCGCAGGTTCTTATTTAGTCGGGATTGCGCTTACGGAAACGCGCATGGCGTGGATTGCACTCAGCTTTGGACTCGCGGTGCAGTTCGTGTTCGTATACGGCGAACGGGTACGGCGCGAAATGAAGCGCCTGCACGTTTCACACTACGTCGTCGGGCTCATCGCTTGCGGCATCTTTTTGGCCGCGAACGCCGATTTATTGCCGCGGCATGATAGTCTCGGCTCCGACATGCTACTACGCTTTGAAATTTGGGAGCGCGCGTTACGCATATTTAATGACAATTGGTTAGTCGGCGTACTGCCCCTTCACTTTGGCGAAGTATTTTTACACGAATTCGGCGTTTACGAATTTCACGCGCACAATATGTTTATCGGGATTGCCGTCGATTTTGGTATAGTCGGGTTTTGTCTGTTCATGTTGTTGTTCGTCTCGGCAGTCGTACGCGGTATTCAATGGTTCGCTATGGCGGACAATGCGCGCGATAAAGGTTTAGCCATCGTCTTATTGTCAATCGTCGCCTCCTATGTGGGGCAAGGGTTTGCCGACTACACGATCCTCGTGCCGCAAACCGGGTGGCTGTTTATAACGTCGCTTGCTTTCATGCACATTCGCTGGCTGCAACTCGCACCGCATAAACAAGCGAAAGCAGCGAAGCGCAAAATGGCGCACGTCGCCCAAGCCTTTCATTTAATCCCCAAATAA
- a CDS encoding PTS sugar transporter subunit IIC, with amino-acid sequence MDNFIKWLEKHLMGPLGKMAQNIYLQSIRDAFVIFALPVILTGSIFLIIANPPTAIEWGPIQAWAKAVEPILPQINFPFQLTFGLMAVTVAFGVGYSLAERREMDSVMAGILSMLAFFMTAFPMTDITKVPFGEILTYLGGEGLFVAIILGILTTEAMRFLINKGFAFEMPAGVPPYVMRTFRALVPFLLILPTVWILQWIVWANFGITIPQAVLNIFSPLVAASNSYPAALGMIVLMLLLWSMGIHGMNVVASVAYPFWMKQLAENAAAVSAGEAATGIVTEPFFHMFTHIGGSGATWGLVLFMLFSASRQLKQVGKTALVPTIFNINEPVIFGVPIVLNPLMFIPFILGPAIVVTINYMLFATGILPPVIMQPPFTVPIFIGGFLATGGSVLAGLVQIMNGVICALIYWPFFKAYEKQLVKQEEARAAQHA; translated from the coding sequence ATGGACAATTTTATTAAATGGCTCGAAAAACACTTAATGGGCCCGCTCGGGAAAATGGCGCAAAACATTTATTTACAATCGATTCGCGACGCTTTCGTTATTTTTGCCCTTCCGGTCATTTTAACGGGATCGATTTTCCTCATTATCGCCAACCCGCCGACGGCGATTGAGTGGGGACCGATCCAAGCGTGGGCGAAGGCGGTCGAACCGATTCTGCCGCAAATTAACTTCCCCTTCCAGTTGACGTTCGGTCTCATGGCTGTAACTGTCGCTTTCGGGGTCGGGTACAGTCTCGCCGAACGACGCGAAATGGACTCAGTGATGGCAGGGATTCTGTCCATGCTCGCCTTCTTCATGACGGCGTTTCCGATGACCGACATTACGAAAGTGCCGTTTGGAGAAATTTTGACTTACCTCGGCGGTGAAGGTTTGTTCGTGGCGATTATCCTTGGAATATTAACGACGGAAGCGATGCGCTTTCTCATTAATAAAGGGTTTGCCTTCGAAATGCCTGCCGGGGTGCCGCCGTACGTCATGCGCACGTTCCGCGCCCTCGTACCGTTTTTGTTAATTTTACCGACCGTCTGGATTTTGCAGTGGATCGTGTGGGCCAACTTCGGCATCACCATTCCGCAAGCCGTATTGAACATTTTCAGCCCGCTCGTCGCCGCCTCGAACTCGTATCCGGCTGCACTCGGGATGATCGTGTTAATGCTGTTGCTCTGGTCGATGGGGATTCACGGGATGAACGTCGTCGCTTCGGTCGCGTACCCGTTCTGGATGAAACAGTTGGCCGAAAACGCGGCGGCCGTCAGCGCTGGCGAAGCAGCGACAGGGATCGTCACCGAACCGTTCTTCCACATGTTTACACACATCGGTGGCTCGGGAGCGACGTGGGGGCTCGTCTTGTTCATGCTCTTCTCTGCCTCGCGTCAGCTGAAACAAGTCGGTAAGACGGCACTTGTTCCGACGATTTTCAACATTAACGAGCCGGTCATTTTCGGGGTGCCGATCGTCTTAAACCCGCTTATGTTTATCCCGTTCATTTTAGGCCCGGCGATTGTCGTGACGATCAACTACATGTTGTTCGCCACCGGTATTTTACCGCCAGTTATTATGCAACCGCCGTTCACGGTACCGATTTTCATCGGCGGCTTCTTGGCGACAGGTGGCTCGGTACTCGCGGGGTTAGTACAAATTATGAACGGTGTCATCTGTGCCCTCATTTACTGGCCCTTCTTTAAAGCGTACGAAAAGCAGTTAGTCAAACAAGAAGAAGCCAGAGCAGCACAACACGCATAA
- a CDS encoding PTS lactose/cellobiose transporter subunit IIA, with product MELEQTIFQLVLHGGNARGEAYEALDAAEEGDFATAEKHLQQAEEEFLSGHKWQTELIQTTGDEVPSFLSIHAQDHLMTALAEMNLIKRMIHSYRVIEQLEKRIEKLEAKATSDN from the coding sequence GTGGAATTAGAACAAACGATCTTCCAACTTGTCTTGCACGGAGGAAACGCGCGCGGCGAAGCGTACGAAGCGCTCGACGCGGCGGAAGAGGGCGACTTCGCCACGGCAGAAAAACATTTGCAACAAGCGGAAGAAGAGTTTTTAAGTGGACACAAGTGGCAAACGGAACTGATCCAAACGACTGGTGACGAGGTGCCGAGTTTCTTGTCGATTCACGCGCAAGACCACTTGATGACGGCTCTCGCAGAAATGAATCTCATTAAACGCATGATTCACAGTTACCGCGTCATCGAACAGTTGGAGAAACGCATCGAGAAACTAGAAGCAAAAGCCACTAGTGACAACTGA
- a CDS encoding cold shock domain-containing protein translates to MQGKVKWFNAEKGYGFIEREDGGDVFVHYSAISEEGFKTLEEGQSVEFEIVEGARGPQAANVVKL, encoded by the coding sequence ATGCAAGGCAAAGTTAAATGGTTTAATGCTGAAAAAGGCTACGGTTTCATCGAGCGCGAAGACGGCGGGGACGTATTCGTCCATTACTCCGCGATCAGTGAAGAGGGCTTTAAGACGTTAGAAGAAGGACAAAGCGTTGAATTCGAAATTGTAGAAGGCGCCCGCGGTCCGCAAGCGGCCAACGTCGTGAAACTGTAG
- a CDS encoding PTS sugar transporter subunit IIB codes for MEQPIKLIILCSWGATSSQLAKKVQEAAEKRGVALTADAGGTGEFSKKAGQYNVALLEPQVRHLKKEVSKVAEQHNIPLELVDQFAFAMMDGDKVLDQVLNMLK; via the coding sequence ATGGAACAACCGATTAAATTGATCATTTTGTGCAGCTGGGGCGCAACGTCGAGCCAGTTAGCGAAAAAAGTACAAGAAGCAGCAGAAAAACGTGGCGTTGCGCTAACAGCCGACGCTGGCGGCACCGGTGAATTTAGCAAAAAAGCGGGCCAATACAACGTCGCCCTATTGGAACCGCAAGTGCGCCACTTGAAAAAAGAAGTGTCGAAAGTGGCTGAGCAGCACAACATTCCGCTCGAGCTCGTCGACCAGTTCGCTTTTGCCATGATGGACGGAGATAAAGTTCTCGACCAAGTGCTGAACATGTTGAAGTAA
- a CDS encoding S8 family peptidase, giving the protein MFKQLMSVFVIALLLLPVACQPASENKQQTNTKEEAETKEWVVKWKAQPKGEFLRTVDVLRQNDTDNTMLVKVKPDVDEEKWLVEWQLDDQIEYIQPNFDYKLNNEPVLGEAAQWEPPRDYFLQMTKVFEALPRFKPQRDVTIAVIDTGVDTNHPLIAPHLVKQTNVLSPGEGADDITEDDVLYPEERGKTAQEIEQMYNDNEDYGGYDDYLSRTGAVGHGTSVIGVLLQTLGLIDGDQPVAPTKHSAKIMPVKVMGYRDGVKEGGSDFDMAEAIRLAVNRGADIISLSLGDWAYSKNARDAVAYAEQSGVLVTAAAGNRQGSINEPIFYPAAFPTVLAVGGVTTAGVYDPYSNRGPGIDLVAPDEMIWTTNVGGGFRYIDGNSFATPQVAAAAAVVMQHDPAMSPERVRNFLRQTADSYEDGWSEQTGYGRLNMARLLTELPKATIFSANDSQERAARVSVDSAFASVLRKGATEEWFKFDVPKIGTDINYHLKIHVKLPRALEKGVEMRVKRPGKGGFVTYNLTESDDVFVTVDPGEVYLSFRFAEDEPSPYVSYNVETKIMPAPDAYADNDHPWNAYELDPLNDSLIEGTFHKEGVHNWFRVKTPEAGNLTVKLYASSPRINPVLFIQQLGGTYGVLLDEGSPLAGEERTIRAEAGGVYYIRVSDGNMSSSMGKYDLLINYEPLVADSNEPSNSSEQALHLPNGTAVNASLSGSVDYDWYKFQLTEESEVTLTTTIVENDAPLELVLYNDKLTAVANKSMDPRSGELKWTEKLSAGKYFVRVRRLSGTETTAYQMGASGAHLRAPDQSLSGE; this is encoded by the coding sequence ATGTTTAAGCAACTGATGAGTGTCTTTGTCATTGCGTTACTCCTGCTGCCAGTCGCCTGCCAACCAGCTTCGGAGAATAAGCAACAAACGAATACTAAAGAAGAGGCGGAGACGAAAGAATGGGTTGTGAAGTGGAAGGCGCAGCCGAAGGGCGAGTTCCTTAGGACGGTTGACGTGTTGCGGCAAAACGACACTGACAACACGATGCTCGTTAAGGTGAAGCCAGATGTCGATGAGGAGAAGTGGCTCGTCGAGTGGCAATTAGACGATCAAATCGAGTACATTCAACCGAACTTCGACTATAAACTAAACAACGAACCTGTTCTAGGGGAGGCTGCTCAATGGGAGCCTCCTCGCGACTATTTTTTACAGATGACGAAAGTATTTGAAGCGCTCCCACGGTTTAAGCCACAGCGGGATGTCACGATTGCAGTGATCGATACGGGGGTCGACACGAACCACCCGTTAATTGCACCACATCTCGTGAAACAGACGAATGTGTTATCTCCTGGTGAGGGAGCAGACGATATAACTGAAGACGACGTGCTTTACCCGGAGGAGCGGGGCAAAACGGCGCAAGAAATCGAACAGATGTATAACGACAATGAAGATTACGGCGGCTACGACGATTATTTATCGCGCACCGGGGCAGTCGGACACGGGACGAGCGTCATCGGCGTCCTCTTGCAAACGCTCGGGTTAATTGACGGCGACCAACCAGTTGCTCCGACGAAACATTCGGCCAAGATTATGCCGGTTAAAGTGATGGGTTATCGGGATGGGGTCAAAGAAGGCGGCTCGGATTTCGATATGGCGGAAGCGATTCGCCTGGCCGTCAACCGTGGCGCAGACATCATTTCGCTGTCGCTCGGTGATTGGGCTTATTCCAAAAACGCCCGCGACGCGGTAGCATACGCCGAACAGTCGGGGGTGCTCGTTACCGCAGCCGCGGGCAACCGGCAAGGGAGCATTAACGAGCCGATTTTTTATCCGGCCGCTTTTCCGACCGTGCTCGCCGTCGGCGGCGTGACGACAGCTGGCGTGTACGATCCATACTCAAACCGCGGGCCGGGAATCGATCTCGTCGCTCCGGACGAGATGATTTGGACGACGAACGTCGGTGGGGGCTTTCGCTATATCGACGGCAATTCGTTCGCTACGCCGCAAGTGGCAGCTGCTGCGGCCGTCGTCATGCAGCACGATCCAGCGATGTCTCCGGAGCGGGTGCGCAATTTTCTGCGGCAGACGGCTGACAGTTACGAAGACGGTTGGAGCGAACAGACTGGTTACGGGCGGTTGAATATGGCTCGCCTATTGACGGAACTGCCGAAGGCGACTATTTTTTCAGCTAACGACAGCCAGGAGCGTGCGGCGCGCGTGTCGGTCGACAGCGCGTTTGCTTCCGTGTTGCGCAAAGGAGCCACCGAAGAGTGGTTTAAGTTCGACGTGCCAAAAATCGGAACGGACATTAACTACCACCTTAAAATACACGTGAAGTTGCCGCGGGCGTTGGAAAAAGGGGTGGAGATGCGTGTCAAGCGACCCGGGAAAGGCGGGTTCGTCACGTACAACTTAACAGAGAGCGACGACGTGTTCGTCACGGTCGATCCAGGAGAGGTGTACCTCAGCTTCCGCTTTGCGGAGGACGAGCCCAGTCCATACGTCAGTTACAACGTGGAGACAAAAATCATGCCTGCACCCGACGCGTATGCGGATAACGATCACCCGTGGAACGCTTATGAATTAGATCCGTTAAATGACAGTTTGATCGAAGGGACGTTCCACAAAGAAGGCGTGCACAATTGGTTTCGCGTGAAAACGCCAGAGGCGGGTAACTTGACGGTTAAACTGTACGCGAGCAGTCCACGCATTAACCCGGTCCTCTTTATCCAACAGCTCGGCGGGACGTACGGTGTGTTGCTAGACGAAGGTAGCCCTCTCGCTGGGGAGGAGCGGACAATCCGCGCCGAAGCAGGCGGCGTTTACTATATACGCGTCAGCGACGGCAATATGAGCTCGTCGATGGGGAAGTACGATTTGCTGATCAATTACGAACCGCTCGTGGCAGACAGCAACGAGCCGAGCAACTCTTCCGAGCAGGCACTTCATTTACCTAACGGCACGGCTGTGAATGCGTCACTGTCGGGCTCCGTCGATTACGATTGGTACAAGTTCCAGCTTACGGAAGAAAGTGAGGTCACGTTAACGACGACGATCGTCGAGAACGATGCGCCGCTGGAACTTGTTTTGTACAACGACAAACTGACTGCGGTTGCGAACAAGTCGATGGATCCGCGCAGCGGTGAACTGAAGTGGACGGAAAAACTGTCTGCGGGCAAGTACTTCGTCCGTGTACGGCGTTTGTCGGGTACCGAGACGACCGCTTATCAAATGGGTGCGTCGGGTGCACATTTGCGCGCTCCCGATCAATCGCTGTCAGGCGAATAG
- a CDS encoding ComF family protein: MCAFWKRALFPQAHRCAFCSRAFARRAGNTVTGVSLCAQCTAEIGWIAPPRCEQCGRQLPADTAIATDGIDPPDATGVVDAAAEVDAAHICGDCERFSGVPLVTNRAVVQYTPLARELVSVFKYRGRQSLAVPLGLLMAELVQREYRRQLPHVVTYVPLHARREAERGFNQAALLAAVIARQLRLPLHHLLARDIDTPKQSKRGRQQRLASLDRAFSVNVPVRRNFYRQVTLLIVDDIYTTGATLRACARELSQLGVPRLLAVTFAR; the protein is encoded by the coding sequence GTGTGTGCGTTCTGGAAGCGCGCCTTATTTCCGCAGGCGCATAGGTGTGCTTTTTGTTCGCGTGCCTTTGCGCGGCGGGCAGGGAACACGGTGACAGGCGTGTCGCTTTGTGCACAATGCACCGCAGAAATTGGATGGATCGCGCCCCCGCGCTGTGAACAGTGTGGGCGGCAACTGCCGGCGGATACGGCAATTGCTACAGACGGGATCGATCCACCAGATGCGACCGGCGTAGTGGACGCGGCTGCTGAAGTGGACGCAGCGCACATTTGTGGCGATTGCGAACGGTTTAGCGGTGTGCCGCTCGTGACAAACCGAGCCGTCGTCCAATATACGCCGCTGGCGCGCGAGCTCGTTAGCGTCTTTAAATACCGCGGGCGGCAGTCGCTCGCTGTACCACTCGGTCTCTTAATGGCTGAGCTCGTGCAACGCGAGTATCGCCGCCAGCTACCGCACGTCGTCACGTACGTACCGCTGCACGCGCGGCGCGAGGCCGAGAGAGGGTTTAACCAGGCTGCCTTGCTCGCGGCCGTCATCGCGCGGCAGCTGCGCCTTCCGCTACACCACTTGCTTGCGCGCGACATCGACACGCCAAAACAGAGCAAACGGGGGAGGCAGCAGCGGCTGGCCAGTTTAGACCGTGCCTTTTCCGTGAACGTGCCGGTGAGGAGAAACTTTTACCGCCAAGTTACGTTACTGATAGTTGACGACATCTATACGACGGGGGCGACACTTCGGGCGTGTGCCCGCGAACTGTCGCAACTCGGCGTGCCGCGACTATTAGCCGTCACGTTCGCTCGCTGA